The following proteins come from a genomic window of Dysidea avara chromosome 12, odDysAvar1.4, whole genome shotgun sequence:
- the LOC136241724 gene encoding protein NLRC3-like: MAHQSVTNGLEQFKTSDKATSTPLLKDLQSHITPHYAAHWRVIGTQLGLPKGRLDIIEQDNVYRSVPCCNDMWSKWLKMDPSASWKKLFKAIESPAVSSDQAPDKVTSKPNMDKSTQGVSVLSERVSQITIQTRFAVEEDAWPPKQPKQFTPLLLVHHQGEHNIKLSTALAKLQSGGIDHLTSTDSVPKCHQLDSSHESLREVLDVSKMTKQLVDILAPLDDSNDPQLILVEGLPGIGKSILLQEISYKWSTKQLLQKFKLLLLVQLRNPAVQQAKLINDLLSLFCRGDGKAVEISTACSQYFFSNGGRDLALLFDGFDEFPDNLQKDSLVADILKRQVLPHCGLVVSSRPHASVKLREVATVRVDILGFAEEERKLYIEQSLKGHPQKIKELTDYLDSHLTINGLCYVPFIMVALLYLYDQGIPLPNSSVELYHRFICLTICRHLAKSGHPLENDATDLADLPEPCNTIVKQLAKLSLKALNDNKLIFTLEEVKATCPDITAIPGAINGFGLLQAVQHFGVTAKTMTFNFSHFSIQEFLAAYHVAQLPTREELIVLREKFWNDIHANMFSIYTTLTKGQRPAFKQFLRQEQPSILQSFKRFFSGSRDEAAIVVSHKFLEEQIKCLRLFRCFKEAGDEEICRSITNSKCFHNKVINLSSTSLSPYDIECVTLFLTCSPHKEWKKLNLWDCHIQDIGLRIIYRDLMSHNVTIKILDLGYNGFTRSSSSFISDLIIHCRVEELNIIGNHTIGEDPALYNMLTHPSSRLVTLDMHSTSLSSPSAITLFTAISKGNKLKVLYIWDNLITDEACDVIATTMKNNTSLVRLGMSPNKISGEAAQRLLQALYNNDTLEWLFLPFGYTEDDRKRIRSLHEVIIKNRESRGCQTKLIINW, encoded by the exons ATGGCCCATCAGAGTGTTACTAACGGACTAGAACAATTCAAGACGAGCGACAAAG CTACCAGTACTCCACTACTAAAGGACCTCCAAAGCCACATTACACCACACTACGCTGCTCATTGGAGAGTAATAGGAACACAACTGGGTCTACCCAAAGGAAGACTTGACATCATAGAACAAGACAACGTATACAGATCTGTCCCATGCTGTAATGACATGTGGAGCAAATGGCTTAAAATGGATCCCTCCGCTAGTTGGAAGAAGTTGTTTAAAGCAATTGAGTCACCTGCAGTGTCCAGTGATCAAGCTCCTGATAAAG TGACCTCCAAACCCAACATGGACAAGTCAACACAAG GGGTCTCTGTACTGTCAGAAAGGGTTAGTCAaattactatacaaacacgGTTTGCTGTTGAAGAAGATGCTTGGCCACCAAAACAACCCAAACAGTTTACACCCTTGTTGTTAGTTCACCATCAAGGTGAACACAACATTAAACTATCAACTGCTTTAGCTAAACTACAATCAGGTGGCATTGACCACCTCACTTCCACAGATAGTGTCCCCAAGTGTCATCAACTAGATAGCAGCCATGAATCATTGAGGGAAGTCCTGGATGTTAGTAAGATGACTAAACAACTTGTAGATATCTTAGCCCCACTTGATGATAGCAACGATCCACAACTTATTTTAGTCGAGGGGTTGCCAGGTATTGGAAAGTCAATATTGTTACAAGAAATTTCATACAAATGGAGTACAAAACAACTGTTACAAAAATTCAAGTTGCTACTTCTTGTCCAGTTGCGCAATCCAGCTGTACAGCAGGCGAAACTCATCAATGACCTTCTTAGCTTGTTTTGTAGAGGGGATGGGAAGGCTGTAGAAATTTCTACTGCATGTAGCCAATACTTCTTTAGCAATGGTGGTAGAGATCTTGCTCTTCTTTTTGATGGGTTTGATGAATTCCCAGACAATCTACAGAAAGATAGTTTAGTTGCTGATATACTCAAACGTCAGGTGTTACCTCATTGTGGCTTGGTAGTGTCATCTCGTCCACATGCCTCAGTGAAACTCCGAGAGGTTGCAACTGTCAGAGTTGACATTCTGGGCTTTGCTGAAGAGGAACGAAAGCTATACATTGAACAATCACTAAAGGGACATCCACAGAAAATCAAAGAGCTTACCGATTATCTTGACAGCCACCTCACAATCAATGGTCTTTGCTATGTTCCTTTCATTATGGTGGCACTGCTTTATCTGTATGACCAGGGAATTCCCCTTCCAAACAGTTCCGTTGAGCTGTACCATCGGTTCATCTGTCTCACCATCTGTCGACATCTTGCCAAGTCTGGTCATCCTCTTGAAAATGATGCTACCGATCTTGCCGACCTCCCAGAGCCCTGCAATACAATAGTCAAACAGTTAGCAAAGTTATCCCTCAAAGCTCTTAATGACAACAAGTTAATATTTACCTTGGAGGAGGTGAAAGCAACTTGTCCTGACATCACAGCCATCCCAGGAGCCATCAATGGGTTTGGCTTGCTGCAGGCTGTGCAGCACTTTGGTGTTACTGCGAAAACGATGACGTTCAATTTCTCACATTTCTCCATACAAGAATTCTTGGCAGCTTACCATGTCGCTCAGCTTCCAACCCGCGAAGAGTTGATAGTACTCCGCGAGAAGTTCTGGAATGATATTCACGCTAACATGTTTTCCATCTACACTACACTCACCAAAGGACAGCGACCAGCCTTCAAACAATTCCTTCGACAAGAACAACCATCCATCTTGCAATCCTTCAAGCGATTCTTCTCTGGTAGTAGAGACGAAGCAGCGATCGTTGTTTCTCATAAATTCCTcgaagaacaaataaaatgtctTCGCCTGTTTCGTTGTTTCAAAGAAGCTGGCGACGAAGAGATTTGTCGATCTATTACAAATTCGAAATGTTTCCATAACAAAGTAATCAACCTTAGCTCCACTAGCCTATCACCATACGATATTGAGTGTGTTACACTCTTCCTTACCTGCTCACCCCACAAGGAGTGGAAGAAGCTTAACTTGTGGGACTGCCATATCCAAGATATTGGTCTTCGTATCATTTATCGCGATCTGATGTCACACAACGTGACAATCAAAATACTCGACTTGGGGTATAATGGCTTCACCAGATCTTCCTCCTCCTTCATTAGTGACCTCATCATCCACTGTAGAGTGGAAGAGTTGAATATTATTGGTAACCACACCATCGGAGAGGACCCTGCTCTCTACAACATGTTGACCCATCCCTCCTCTAGGCTAGTGACACTGGACATGCATAGTACCAGCTTATCATCACCATCAGCCATTACCCTATTCACTGCAATATCAAAGGGGAACAAACTGAAGGTGCTCTACATTTGGGACAATCTCATCACTGATGAAGCTTGTGATGTCATTGCCACtacaatgaagaacaatacatCACTAGTCAGGCTGGGGATGAGTCCCAACAAGATCAGTGGAGAAGCTGCTCAACGTCTACTACAAGCCCTCTACAATAACGACACATTAGAATGGCTATTCCTACCCTTTGGTTACACTGAAGATGATAGGAAGAGGATTAGATCACTACATGAAGTAATTATCAAGAACAGAGAAAGTAGAGGATGTCAAACAAAACTGATCATTAACTGGTAG